A window of Macrotis lagotis isolate mMagLag1 chromosome 1, bilby.v1.9.chrom.fasta, whole genome shotgun sequence genomic DNA:
GCTCTTTTGTTGATCCCCAACAGATGGATTTGTTTCTATATGGACAGATCCAGGGTTGTCCTGGAACCAGTTTTTGAGAGTTAATTGTTAGATTTTCTGTGAGAACATACTAGGAATTATCCTGGAAATTGGTAAGACAACAAACCAGGGATTGATTTGttcttgttttgttgattgcctagacttaaaaaataatagagaaaatgttaataatacaaagtaaacttaaaagtgttttgTGGACACTTAAATTTTTCAGAGAGGGTTTATGAGCACACTCCTAGAGAAGGTTTTAGAACACTCAGGAATTTAGATATAGATAGCTCTTGCCCTCGGGGAGCTTAAAACCAAATTgggaaagacaatatataaaagaaagctGAAAGGAATGGGAATAGTGAGGAGGGAAAAATTACAGAGTTGAGCtgaatttcatctttaaatggaAAGTTTATAATTTACAGCCTCACCCTCCAATCAGAGGGGTTagaggttgttgtttgtccttcatttttgaagaagatcatgacatcagggagatgatgaaaATGGCTTGGATTTAAGTGAACCCAAAGCTGAagtgtacaaagtcaccagcctcactttctcctctggaaccagcTGAACACAGTGGTCAGGTATGGGTTAGGTCAGGTCACTCTGGGTGACAGAAGGGGTGGAGTGTATTGATAAGATGGTGTACCAAAAGTGATGGAATCTTGTAGGATGGTGAAGTTTTCCCAATAATGAATTTCCTAGGGCATGATAGAAAAGTCCTAAAGTCCTAAACAGTCAGGTGAGAACCAGAAAGTCTTGtaagttttttcccctcctaaCTGGGTGTTTCCATCCTTATTGAGGTTTACTCATTTGAAGGTAAAACTTGGTGGTTAGGAGGGAATTCAATATTTATGGCCTCATTCCCACTAGGGTTGAGAGTAATTAGGCCTTTTATTTGAACAAGATTTTAGGGGACCACAGATATACATGTTTGGGCAGGTATGCAGATATATCTTGGGGTAACATTTTCATTGGTCCTTGCcctgaaggaaaggagaagaagctATGGAAATTCTCTTTAGATGTACATGTGCAGGCTAATGTAGGGGAACAGGCCATAAGTCAGTGCTCCCTTAATTGAAAGCATGTTTCTGAATGTTACAGAACATGCTGTTAAATGAAGTGTGGTTCTTGGCATTAATTGTCTATAAAAATCAAGCACATAAACTGCCCACTGGGAAACATCTATTTACTGGGAATGTGAGGCAAGACTCAACAATATCTGGCTTTGAGCAAAACTGGAACAAATCAAGTTTGGAAAATTATACTCCCTATTGTTGATGTTTACCATAGACTTCTTTAAGCCATTGCTGTAGTAATACAAGTGTtaatatgtaatacatataaatTTGCATTGGAATTGCCAAAATGATATGTGATACTTTCCCAGAATGCACCAGCACTGATGTAGAACTGAACTGGGAGATTGAGGGATTTTGCATGGAGAATTCTAGGGGAATGACtctggaaagagagaaggaaataaggtGATTATATGGTGTTCTCTACCTTGGTATCATCTGAGGAGATGCCAATGTTCAATTGTTTCATCCTTTCCAAGCTTTTCCCTTCAGAAGGAAGGTAACAAACAGTGGAACTGCAGAGACTGAGGCTGATGAGGTTTGTTGCATTGATTAAGGACAATGGTTGGTAAAATAATCTGAGTACCTCTCAGACACATTACCCTCTTACCCTTCAAATGAATTGAGAAAAGATtctatgtttttaaatgaaaaactattttgaggcttatctcttccttctttctatgagagaaaaggaatccaagcaaaaaaaaattctgcttctGTGGTCAAAAGCACTTGGCACTGGCCCCTGCTACAGCCAACAAACTGTGCCAATTTGCCCTTTTGCTTTCCCTCCAGCCAATGAGttatttactctctctctctctctcactctcagaGAAATCAATAGCTACAAACTCCTTGTTTCATAATCTATTCTAGCACCATGGATAGAGACTGAGGAGTCTGTTCAATCTGGGGAAGATGGCAGATGCATTTCACCTTTCCTGAGAGGCCTGCATGTCAGGAGGTGACAGAGTAATGATTTTTCCTACAGGAGATAATAAACTTTTGAGAGTAATTAGTGATTTTATTCATTATCTAGCTAGAAGTTGATTTACAGATGAGAGTGTAAGCAAAATCAACAAGAGTCTTATGTCATAGTTATGGTCCGTGTCATCAGAAGGAATTTCCAAATCAATCACATTATAGATCCCTTTAAGTATTTAAATCAACCACAAAATATCAGGGATTGAAAGGAATAAACAGGATTAACCCATAATCTTTTTACAGGTGTGGAGATGGTTATGGAATCAAGATAAATCAAGATAGGGTCTTACCCAAGCATCTTTATTATGttgaaagaagaacaagaacaagaaataagaagaaaacagaacaagaagaactaaaataagaaggaagaagaaaaaagaggaagaagaacaaactGAATCTCTTAATCAAAAGAATCCAATCAAAAGCAATAGAACTACCCTTCCCTTCACCCATAAAGTTTCATTCCTTCAACTATACTTAGCGTATTTTAAtatctcctcctcttttttcccctttcagggTTATTCATGATaccaataattttcatttctattgccCTTTAAGGTTTACCAAGAATTTCTACTACCCACACAGGGGCGAACCCCCCTCAACATTTCATCACTTAATGGTCAGCCTTTTCCAATGAACTCTGAACTCAACTAGACCAGGCCTCTTGTGACAGAAGCACAGCCGGACACCTGACCTGTACTGGAAGGTATTTAGCTTCAAGAGGTCTGCTGGAATTTAGATTTCACTGAAAGAGGCTTTGAGAACCCTGGATCGCCTTCCTTAGGAGGACAGAGGCATCAGAGGAGGAATTTGGGAAGCATTGTGTAAATAGTCAACACAGCAAGGTGACAAGCTGGACCCAAGAACTGAAACTAGTCACTTTCATCAATGAATCCATGAAGAATGACTACAGGAATTCTGTGGGACAGGATCTTCAGATCTTTATTGCAATCTAATATTCACAGAACATGAAGTTCACAGAATACGTGGAGAGACCATTACAAACAACTGGTCAAAgttgaagaaataattttcttctgaaaTAAAATGTATGATGTTCAAGTTTAATCTGTTGCCTTTCTAAAGTCTGGTTTCCTAAGTTACTGTTTTTAGAATGAGAGTAGGCAGCAAATTTAAGAAATACACTGTACAGGGGTACTTGAAGGTATTTACTATTACAATCACTTAGAATTTTTTATAAGATCACTTCTCCCTAAAAATAAGTACTAGATTCAGACATCCAGGACAAGCAATTCCATTCACAGAcaataaatatacatttctttGTCAGAATTATAGCATTGAATTGGGGCACCAAAATGAGCCAGGAGAATTTAGTTGTTCTCGGCTAGTAGCTTCGATCCACAAAGGTTCTTTTACCATCAGACTTAGTTGTCAGTTGTACCCTTGAATTAGGGAGAAGCTATGGATTCAGAAAGGAGCGACTATACCATCTATTTCTGGTGATAAGCTATGTGATTAGGATGCTAATAGTGGACACAATTATTTTTCTCATGTGCCAGCCTTTTATCATGTGCTCATTTAAAAAGAGACTGGTTAACTGTTCCAATATCTTCCCTCCCACCAGATAAAACTTCATATGCTATAGACATTCAAGAAAGAGTAAGGGATATGGAAAAAGTAATCTACCAACACCATTAAGTTCTTCTCCAACTTGTCCTTGGTAAAAACACTGTAAATAGTGGGCAATCCCATACCAGAAAAATAACATAAGCATAATGAATACTTTGGATTTTATCAATAGGTACTTCATGGACTACTAGGTGTCTTTGGTCTAGTGTCTTGTGGTACTGACATATTTTATCCTATGACAATGTCTGCGATCTTGTTACAGAGTAAATGAATATCGTACTTATTACAGCTCTTAAAAGCACTGCCGTTTCTTCCCAATCATTCTGATGAACATCTTTCTCTAGTGGCAAGTGAGACTGGTCCTGGTTGGATGGAGCAAAGTCTTTCAAAAAGGGGGTCATGAGCCATTGTTTTGAAATTGTGTGTATTTGATATTGTAATGGACATATAGCTTCATATGAATATCCTGAGGGAGACTGAAGCCCCCTAGGACCATGTTGGTAGTCATTAATAGTTTCTGTGACCAAAAGGAGTTATCTGGTGGCCAGTCTTTTGGCAATGAGATTCTTTAGACTAAGCCAGGCTGATACTTAGATAGTGACATACCTAGCACTTAGTTTATGCTTGAATTCTTTTCATCTTGGCTGACCCCGACAGATCTTAGTCTCTGCTGGCTGAGTCTTTTAGGACCCAGAGTCATCTCCAAATTAAGAAGGCATCCTGATGGACATTAGAGTGGGAAGGATGAAAAATTCTTCGCATGGAATGAATATTTAAGTATGCTTTTGTCAGATCACAAAGCATGCCATCTATGACATGCCAACACACCACTGTTtggtagtttttgtttttgcttttgttttttaagaggCATGGGTTGTGAGAGCAGGAAGGGGTCTGGGATAATTTGGTCTTTCCCTGTGACTACCTTGCTTTCCTATATCTCCTTGTCAGGCTTTGTGCTTGCTTATTTTACTATAAGGCAAGCCAGAACCACCAGGTAGACTATAACAGATTGGTCTACAGAGAGCTGAAGGCCAGCTCTTGACTCTGTCCCAAATTCACAGTGCTTGAAGGCACATAATTCCTTTATTAATTGCTCTAGTATCCTGGAGTGAATATCacttgtgtttttttcttctaaggGCTCCAGCTTGTTGGCTGTGTGGGTGGCATTAATACAGTGGTTGATGAATTCATCCTTAGTTACATTGGACTCAACACACCCATCATAATGGATTTCATCAGGGAACTGTTGGTAATGGGCCTCATAGTAGCTGTTGCCCTCTTCCCCAAAGTCGATTGAAAGCTTTCTGCCTTGTCTGATAAAAGACCCCTGTAGTCTCTCTGAGGGCTGGACTGTGGTTGGGTTGGTTCGGTTGGTTTGCAGgctttttctgtttgacttgtTCCTCTGTCTTGTCCCTTTGGCTTTAACCAAGGAGAGATCACTGAAGATCAGGACAAAGAAAATGGCAGTCCACCAAGTCCCCAAATGTCTCATTGTATAAAAACCTGAAAGTACAAAAGAGTGAtagttaattttctttaattatgtaAACTGTCAGACATTCCCTCCCAGCAGTAGAAGAAGCTAGATTAATAACTTTAGAACATAGCACAGGGTCCTGGATGTaggcacttaaatatttgttCTGTTATTACAGTGAATAAAATGAAGCAGATTGGTTTTAATAAGCTGACTATGATTTAGTGGGAAGGCTTCTAAAACTTAGAGTCAAAAGACTTAGATAggacaactaagtggcacagaggGTAGAATGTACCTGGAGTCTgactgagttccaatccaactttagatgcttactagctgtgtgaccctggacaaatcacttaacccaggttgcctcaaaaaattttttaaaaagacttaggTTCAAGTACTAGCTTTGCTGCTACTAGCCATGTCTGGTCTCTCCCCTTTCCTACTTAAATTTCTATACTGTATTGGACTTATCTGtgtaaataacaattttaatataatataatttaatataataattaacaatagctatcatttatatgtTGATAGGTAGATGGCAGGCACTCTGATAAcctctttacaattattatttcctcacaacaaccttttaATTTGGGTGCTATCagtatatccattttatagatgaagaaactaaggcagacagaggtaaggtgacttaccagggtcacatagctagttaagtgtcagaggtcagatttgaattcagatcttccaggCTTGGGTTTATCCACTGGGCTACCCAGCTGCTCTCAGTATGCtggaagctccttaagggcagagaattttttaattttgattgtgAATTTGACTTTGTATTCCTAGAGTTGCACATAGGGCCTTGTGCATGGTAGgtccttaataaacatttgttagtTAGAATTGAATGTGATCTTGGAAAGATCATTTTAAATCTAagagtatcagtttcctcatttgtaaaatggggagaagaaCATCTGCCTTGCCTGGTCTTTGTAAGAAGAGAACTTTGTAAGACTTAAATGATATCAAAATGTGAACAATCCCATCTGTGCTGGCTAGTGTGGACAGAATGAGAAATGAATTAGGTGGAGGCTTTGCTGAAGGGTGACTGCTGTTTTCCTCTTACTAAAGGGCATTTTCTATCATCTGAGTAGAAGACAAAAGCATGAAAATACAATTCTGAAACCATATGTAACCATGGAATGGTAACTAGaactgttatttgtccttcattcttgaagaggaccatgatatagAGAAGGTGATGCCACAGCacagaactggatttgagtaaggggatgctgtgcaaagttaccagcctcactttctcctcccgaGTCATTTGGGACCAGTGGCCAGAGATGggtcagaatgactagagatggccatGGATGCTGTGGGAGACCttgtctttttaagctaaggtctttaacaaaTCTCAGCTTGATTGAGGCAACacctattcagtgattaaggttaggtaagaaataagggaaagaatgacctcttttacttAGTCAAAAAATCCATTTGGGAGAGGAAGATCCTCAAGGTTTCTGGCCATaacaaaaacaattgctatttgcaTTCACTCTGAGCCATGAGAAGCCAAATAATGACCAAGGTAGGCAGGCTGGCACCTTTTTGTTGGTCAGTTAATGAGAGAGTGGTTTGGGTTTAAACATTGTccttaggaaaaaagaaatctaaaatatcTTGCAGTGTTTcagcaaacaaaatttaaattcctttggGTAGAGCACTTGCAAGTTAAGAGTATGATACACTATGTggatagagggggaaaaagaaaggaaagaagacagaaagaagggaaaattgtCCAACTGGAACTGGCCAGTTGATTCTCCAGTGGGGCAGCTACTACTACTCACAAGATCCTGGAGACAATAGAAAGTTTATTGAATGTGTGAGTGACTGGGGCTGGGGATTGACATGGTCACATCTTatgtggctgaatggaggataggttaaagtggagagagacttgaggaaagGCACATTCACCAGCAGGTTGTTGTAATGAGGTAATGAGAACCTGCATTAAAATGATGGCAATGTCAGAGGTGAGACGGGAACTTCTTGAAGAGATGTTGCAATGATGAAATCAACAGGTTTGGTAACAGCTTGGATATGGGAGGAGGGGGTGAGAGATGCTAAGGAATCCAGGATAACTCCCAAGGTTGAACCTGAGTGACTAAACTACCCTCTATAGTAATagtaattattactattattaagaTCTGCCAGAACATATCCTTCACTGGCATAATCCTCAAGAGAACAGTGACACCATGGTCAAGTATTGAACGGGACATTAGGAGAGGTAATACGTATCTCAGGCAGATTATTCCACAGGAGggcctattttcattttttgaataaataagAACTAAATAAATATCCAGCTGCTTTtccagtgaaaaataaaatagtggaTGAGCCTGTTATCTTTGAGTAGGAAACTTGTCTACAACACTGTAGgataatatagtggaaagaggaCTGACTCAAGAGTCAATGAACATAGGATTCAACTCCTGCCTCTGACATGGAACGTCAGttaacttccctgggtctcagttttctcatctgtaaaataagaagtttGAACTATATAACCTCTGAGACCCCTTTCaactctagctgtgtgattccCAGTAAGGATTCATCCAGACTCTGTGAAAAGATTTCCTTTAGTTGGGGAACTAGccctaattattagaaaatagaatttaagcTTCCTGAGGTCAAtgacagtttcatttttgtcttgtgtTCCTAACATCTAGCTTTATACATTAGTACATATTTAGTAATTGTTCAATTTAATTGAGCTGAACTCTGTCTCTGAAGGGTTTACTTATTACTTCTCATCTGAGAAGTAAAAGAAGTGTAAATCTTGTCCCTCTTCCccaaaataatctttaaataCTTGTACACAActattttatctctctttccCCCTAAATCTTCTCTTTGCTTTCATAATATCCCCATTTCTTTGAAGTGATTTCTTATGGCATAAACTACATTCCTTCTACCATCTTATTCACATTCCTCTTGTTGAGTTCCAGCTTGtcaatgtacttttaaaaatggaaaccaCTGATATGTATGGGCAAGGGGAAGGTAAGCTCTTCCTGAGAAGTTAAGTTCTTTCAtagagccacctagctgccattaaTTTAAGAATGAACAAGATTTACATGCTACTCATTAGAAACCAGGACCATAGTTCATTCACCATGAGTTTAGACCAAAATCATGTTTCTTATAAAATGGCGAGGCCCTGGAGGGTGGAATTCCACTGCTAATTTGGTGATTCCTCCCTTTGTGGTTTGCCTGTATTTCTTCTTGGGtcagtattttgttttatggtaAAAGGGAAACATGGTTGATATCTGGGATACCCATCACAGAACTCCAAAGCTGGTCTAGAGTCATCCATGTGTGTTTATATTGTGTTGGGGATATCCAAAGATTGGTCTTATATCAGTTAGTGTtccgaggttaagtgactgataGTAAGGACCTCAAATTAGTCAGTAATCATTTGAGAAAGTATTTTCTctcaaatgcaaatcaaagcttctctgaggtaccacctcacacctctcagacaggccaatatgaacagaaaggatatGCTAATAGAGGGAGAAGCTGGTGTTTATTATCAGGGCTCAGCTTTCCTCCCTCCATCATGTTTGCTTTTGCCTTGGTTGATTGTGTTCATTTCCATTTCAGTTCATTTGACTCatgagaatatttataaataatgtcAGTTCTATTAAATTATTTACCAATATGGCCTCAAACCTCTAATCAAGGTGGACATTGACTGTATGTGCTCTCCATATACCAAGACAGAAAAAATGCTCTCATATAGCTCAGAAAAGATGAAATAGGTGGTCGGTCACACCCCATGTTATGATTCTACATTTGCTTGGTAGAATaagtaaaagcaaacaaaaaaagataattgaggggcagctaggtggctcagtggataaagcaccagccctggagtcaggagtacctgggttcaaatctggtctcagacacttaataattacctagctgtggccttggtcaagtcacttaaccccatttgccttgcaaaaaaaacctaaaaaaaagataattgaccCATTATAGAATGATTTGTATTAAAAAACCCACCAAGAGAGTATAAAAGTAAACCTTTTTTTTCAAGGACATGAACTTAGGAAAATAGCAAAACAGCCAAGAGAccaattccccctcccccaaattgctcaaaacaaaatactgatgcatttttcagaggaagatggtgcttaaaaaaaaagaacaaaagactcTCATCAGCTAGTGTCAGTTATTGGGAGTAAGAATTGAAACTGAAGTGCTCCATGATTTTCTTTATGGGTAGAGAATCCATTTGAAATGAGCAATCAGAGTTTC
This region includes:
- the PRND gene encoding prion-like protein doppel; protein product: MNQFCEEYFTSASQGNLSQQRIKGFYTMRHLGTWWTAIFFVLIFSDLSLVKAKGTRQRNKSNRKSLQTNRTNPTTVQPSERLQGSFIRQGRKLSIDFGEEGNSYYEAHYQQFPDEIHYDGCVESNVTKDEFINHCINATHTANKLEPLEEKNTSDIHSRILEQLIKELCAFKHCEFGTESRAGLQLSVDQSVIVYLVVLACLIVK